The following proteins come from a genomic window of Larimichthys crocea isolate SSNF chromosome III, L_crocea_2.0, whole genome shotgun sequence:
- the wu:fc17b08 gene encoding ligand-dependent corepressor isoform X3, whose translation MASQCKRQQCTIDRHGFRQELDSWRHKLIHCVGVESILEGLFGPELVEDLKLFKDLEPTTVSDWSFDENCLFCCLRRDKVKEHLIGLSSEGLEDTPKPLLVKDQTTISRLEKQAEEFLNAVLCRKDVPNFSDPHIPVVAREILQRMIRQFAAEYTSKTSSPQDSCSDSQPHSDQSLPTTPLLSGAPPSTSPATTVAGPAHNQNPVLSKLLMADQDAPLDLTIKKPLAVPSDQDGVLDLSIKKNRYSSSSLPVRSPCLSPATSTLKGRSLRADGQVGLFMKSLQDGRRRENIGHSTRYKPSSSLAYSLHIKEEADLESDPESPLSHNHSSRPTDLFRNGSASWNSKTHFGALLKLKTNSEASERLKDIPRLLEAAGLLTKSLAYERGNLQEACRENSLSLSQSASFDLKIPQVRVLATGTDPSGDSMSEYSGSLCENGLGKTLRSMLPRQIQKKSSGVFSSSGSEKEYWPYDTDRQALGGNYPLDSESDLGNKQPRKKRGRYRQYNTDLLEEAIVVVMGGKMSVSKAQTIYGIPHSTLEYKVKERLGTLKHPPKKKLKLISQVEEQDVSRSPERKESQNSQHIVCEKRESASEETGNDFHDMSLSSNE comes from the exons GTGTTGAGAGCATTCTCGAAGGTCTCTTTGGTCCAGAGCTGGTAGAAGACCTAAAATTATTTAAGG ACCTTGAGCCTACAACAGTGTCTGACTGGTCATTCGATGAAAACTGTCTATTCTGCTGTTTGAGACGAGACAAAGTAAAG GAACACTTAATTGGCTTAAGCAGTGAGGGGCTTGAAGATACACCCAAACCTCTCCTGGTTAAAGATCAGACCACAATCAGCAGACTAGAGAAACAAGCCGAGGAATTTCTCAATGCAGTCCTCTGCAGAAAAG aTGTGCCAAATTTCTCGGACCCACACATTCCAGTAGTGGCTCGAGAGATCCTTCAGAGAATGATCCGACAGTTTGCTGCCGAATATACCTCAAAAACCAGCTCCCCTCAGGACAGTTGCTCAGATTCCCAGCCTCACTCTGACCAAAGCCTGCCGACCACACCCTTGCTCTCAGGGGCTCCTCCTTCTACTAGCCCCGCCACCACCGTGGCTGGGCCTGCACACAACCAGAACCCCGTCCTCAGCAAGCTCCTCATGGCTGACCAGGATGCTCCTCTTGACCTCACCATCAAGAAGCCCCTGGCTGTGCCTAGTGATCAAG ATGGAGTTCTTGACTTATCTATCAAAAAGAATcgctacagcagcagcagcctgcctGTCCGTAGTCCCTGCCTTTCTCCAGCCACATCCACGCTCAAAGG GCGATCCTTGAGAGCGGACGGACAAGTCGGGCTGTTTATGAAGAGCCTAcaggatgggaggaggagggagaataTCGGCCACTCCACCCGTTATAAGCCTTCCTCGTCTCTTGCATACTCGCTGCACATCAAAGAGGAGGCCGATCTGGAGAGCGACCCAGAGTCACCTCTCAGCCATAACCACAGCTCCAGACCCACTGACCTTTTCAGAAATGGATCTGCTTCCTGGAATTCCAAAACTCATTTTGGGGCCCTCCTCAAACTCAAAACCAACAGTGAGGCTAGTGAGCGCCTTAAAGACATACCCAGGTTGTTGGAAGCCGCGGGACTTTTGACAAAGTCACTTGCTTATGAGAGAGGAAACCTCCAGGAGGCTTGCAGGGAGAacagcctctctctttctcagtcaGCATCTTTTGACCTCAAGATTCCCCAGGTGCGGGTTTTAGCTACAGGAACAGACCCGTCTGGGGATTCCATGTCCGAGTATTCAGGTTCGCTTTGTGAGAACGGTCTGGGAAAAACGCTCCGTTCCATGTTGCCCAGACAGATCCAGAAAAAGAGCAGCGGTGTTTTTAGTAGCTCAGGTTCGGAGAAGGAATACTGGCCTTATGACACTGACCGCCAAGCCTTGGGAGGAAACTATCCTCTGGATTCAGAGTCAGACCTAGGTAACAAGCAGCCAAGGAAGAAACGCGGGCGATATCGGCAATACAACACCGATCTGCTCGAGGAGGCTATTGTGGTGGTGATGGGCGGGAAAATGAGCGTATCTAAAGCCCAAACGATCTACGGCATTCCACACAGCACTCTGGAATACAAAGTTAAAGAGCGATTGGGGACCTTGAAACATCCCCCCAAAAAGAAACTGAAGCTGATAAGCCAGGTTGAGGAACAGGATGTTTCACGGTCCCCTGAGAGGAAAGAATCTCAAAACTCTCAGCACATTGTTTGTGAGAAAAGGGAGAGTGCATCTGAAGAGACTGGGAATGATTTCCATGATATGAGCCTCTCATCAAATGAGTGA